A segment of the Trifolium pratense cultivar HEN17-A07 linkage group LG7, ARS_RC_1.1, whole genome shotgun sequence genome:
ACTATCAAATCCCAATCTCAACCAACACAACCCCAAATCAACCTCACTCAATCAACCAACAACAACACTCCCACCACTCCACCACCTCCCACCACCAAACACCGCCGTCCCGCCGACCAAAACATCCGCGACGAAGCCCGTCGCACAAACATCTCCCAAAATCTCTTCTCCGCCAAATACGTCCCATTCAACGCCGATCCATCTTCCACTGAATCCTACTCCCTCGACGAAATCGTTTACCGATCTCAATCCGGCGACCTCCTCGACGTTCAACATGACCTCACCGCTCTCAAGAAATTCGACGGTGCTTACTGGCGTAACCTCTTTGATTCTCGTGTCGGTAAAACCACATGGCCATATGGTTCTGGTGTTTGGAGTAAAAAGGAATGGGTTTTACCTgaaattgatgatgatgatattgttAGTGCTTTTGAAGGTAATTCTAATCTTTTTTGGGCTGAACGTTTTGGCAAACAGTTTCTAGGCATGAATGATTTATGGGTTAAACATTGTGGTATTAGTCATACTGGTAGTTTTAAGGATTTGGGTATGACTGTTCTTGTTAGTCAAGTTAATCGTCTTCGAAAAATGAATCGTCCTGTTGTTGGTGTTGGTTGTGCTTCCACTGGTGATACTTCGGCTGCTTTGTCTGCTTATTGTGCATCTGCTGGGATACCTTCCATTGTTTTCCTTCCTGCTAATAGAATATCGATTGCTCAATTGGTTCAACCCATTGCGAATGGTGCTTTTGTTCTTAGCATTGATACTGATTTTGATGGGTGTATGCAGTTGATTCGTGAAGTTACGGCTGAATTGCCTATTTATTTGGCTAATTCTTTGAATAGTTTGAGGCTTGAAGGACAGAAAACTGCTGCAATTGAGATTTTGCAGCAGTTTGATTGGCAGGTACCTGATTGGGTTATTGTACCGGGTGGTAATCTTGGAAATATTTATGCTTTTTATAAAGGGTTTCATATGTGTAGAGAGTTAGGTCTTGTGGATAGGATTCCAAGGCTTGTTTGTGCTCAAGCTGCAAATGCGAATCcgttatatttgtattttaagTCGGGTTGGAAAGAGTTTAAGCCGGTTAGGGCACAGACGACTTTTGCTTCTGCTATACAGATTGGTGATCCTGTTTCTATTGATAGAGCTGTTCATGCTTTGAAGAACTGTAATGGTATTGTCGAGGAAGCTACTGAGGAAGAATTGATGGATGCTATGGCTCAGGCTGATTCGACTGGCATGTTTACTTGTCCTCATACCGGTGTTGCTTTGACTGCTTTGTTTAAGCTTAGGAATAGCGGTGTTATTAAGCCTACTGATAGGACTGTGGTGGTGAGTACTGCTCATGGGTTGAAGTTTACTCAGTCCAAAATTGATTACCATTCAAAGGGTATCAAGGATTTGGATTGCCAATTTGCCAATCCTCCAATGCAGGTCAAGGCTGATTTTGGATCTGTTATGGATGTTTTGTCCAAGTATTTGCAGAGCAAGGCTCCCAAGTATCATTAGGTTAGCGCTGCTGGTTTTTGCTGCATGTTTGTTTTTTAGGCATTGTGTTGTCTTTTGTATTAGATTTTCGGTCTTTATGATGATTTACTTGCATTTTGTATGCATGCTGCTCTCTTTAATTGAGAAAGCTTGCTGGATTTGTTGTAGATTATCTTTGTTGAGCATTTAGTAGCTCCCCGTAGAAAATAATCGGATAAAATAAGAAATGCTCATCATTGGCTTTGTTACTGCATTACTATTATATAGATCAATGTCCCCATCCTTGATAAAACAAATTTCTTGCTTCTTATGCTGGTGGCTTAAACTAAATTTATAAATCGATTTCCCACATTTTATAAACCTCTTTCACAAAAGTTGGTATAGTTCCATTTGAAAAGGAATTCACCTACATTCCTAGCCATATCTgacaacaaaatcaaatttattacAACAAAATAAACTAATACAGAGTACCATTGAGGATTTCTATACTTTTCCCCAAAGGGACATCTTGGTTGAATTTTCCTTAAGATATTATTGAATAAAACACTTAACTTCCCTTGTATTACACTGATTTTTTATGAGACTTTGAAGCTTTGCTGTGTTATAAACTACACAAACCTTCTTTACTGATGAGCCTAAATTGGAATGTATGTTTccaaatgaatctaaaaaaatgtTTGGTTGATATAACATTATTTGtaaagatatttttaaaattcaaataatggataaaaaattaatgtttaaaaCATACTAATAAGATGAATCTGATGGGGTTTGTCAACTGGTAAGGTCTCAACGACAAAAAACTGAAAACTTCAAATGTTTAtacacaaaaaatgaaaagaaaatcaaGAGTTGCATATATGCTAGAATTCTCTTGCAAAGTATTACTATACTCCTATTCCATTTGTATAAATATGAGCTCAATGTATACATCAGAAGGAGGAAAAAAATCACTTAAGAAACAAATCAATTATAAATGACTTAAGAATAtgttttcaacttcttcttttgTTAATGGTTTTGGTGATGAAGAGTATTATAGAGATTAGACCTCCCTATCCCCTGCTTCTTCATGGAATTCATTTTCTCCATCTTTAAACCAGCCCTGAAACTTTGAATAAAACTACCAGCTTTGCTATCAACATCTGGGTTGGGATTTGGATACACCAATAGATCAATTCCAGGTTCTTCATCACGACCGATTGGCAACTCCATTACTTCATCGTCATCATCTATATCTGCCAAACCATCACTTGTACTACTTATGCTATCTATTCTAACAAAGTCACCCTGCACTTTAAACTTCCATGCTGGCATCTTGAACGGTGGCGGTGGGGGCGGTGGTGGAGGTATTGAGTTCAACGGTGACTCGTTACCTGTAATTACAAAAAAGTTCTCGTCCTTTGTTTTTGACACAAGCATGGATGAAACATGATGATGTGGCGGCGAGACAGAGTTACGTTTCTTCtgtttgtttttcttcaaaGAGAACAAAtcatgaaaagaagaagaagaaggcaTTGTAGTAGGAGGTTCAGAATTTAGAAAgctttgaaaattttcaacacTTTTATGCCTATGCTTCTTCTTTCCTCTCAAAGATTGATACGTTTTATCATCCTTTGTTGAACTTGCCtttttattctttctctctGAATCTTTGTTATTTTTCGCTTTCTCAATCGTTTCCGATTCATACATTTCTATTGCTTGCTTCTTCCTGTTCTTTCCTTTCAAAGATGTGTCCACTTCAATGTCTTTGGTGCTTGCTTCTTTTCCTTGTTTGATATTTAAATCCAATCCACGTTCTAATGCTtgcttcttcttgttctttccTTTCAAAGATGTGTCCACTTCAATGTTCCTGGTGCttacttcttctttttcttgtctgAAATTTAAATCCAATCTAGGTTCTAATGCTTGCTTCATCTTTCCTTTCAAAGATGTGTCCACTTCAATGTCCTTGGTGCTTGcttcttccttttcttctttgaaattcaaatccaaTCCACGGTAACCGTTAACATGTGTATCATCGCTAAATCGCCACCGTTCATCCCTGGAGACCCAAAAAGATTCTTGTCGAAGATCAGGGTAGGAGTTGAAACTCCTCAATCTGTTATATGAAGTTCTATCTTCTGAGTACTCATACCAAAAACTTGGCTCTGTTTCTGGCTCTAGGTTGGGTGTCTCATACTCTTGTCGCGTGTTTGTCTCTGAAAATGTTTGATCTTCGTGGGAACGTGGACTttcgttgttgttgtttttgctaAGGAAGCCACAAAATATGGCAAAGAGAACAAGCAAAAGGTTGAGGGAATCCCAACTCTTCTTAATTGAATTGGGTTTGAAAATGTGGGAGTAGAAAGAGTGCAATGTAGGAACTATAACTAAGATGAATGCAAGTGTAATTACTAGAAGGAATATGACAACCGTGCTGGAGCTGATGAATAGTGAGTACGAGCGGCTGAGGCGGCGGCGGTTGGCGCTGCTGTTTTGCACCCAGAAGGGTGAAGATATGTCTTCCTCTTCTTCCATCTGGTTTTGGTTGATGCCAAatggttgaattttttttccctagTTAAAAAATGGGATATGTTTTGAATATTGgtatggaaaaaaaaagtgtgattttcaattttcttataATGGTGTGTTGGAGTGGTTGCTTTGGTTTGATTCTGTTTTTTGTGTCCTTTGGTTGCTTATATAGTGTGGATAACatgattatttaatttatttaatgtaGAGTAATATAATGTGCAtgccattttattttatttatttatttatatctatTTAGACATTcaagtatatattatattttcaaatGAATTGATGAGATTGGTGGGAATGTGAATGAAGAAtgataataatatgaaaatatgtttaACTTGAAAATTGTTGTCAATTTGGTGGTATTGGCTGTTTCATGGAAATGACAGCCAAATTATTAAATGGTGGTAAACCATGTCCATGTGCCTTTCTAAATTGTCAAATTGAAGCTTGTAATAAGCTTGACTTGATCCCCAATTTTATTTCAAACTTGCAAACTATTACAAGGGACCAATCATTGAACTAATTTAATTCATGCCATATCacattataatattttcttcaTTATGAATTTGCTgcaaaaatgtatattttaaaattttttgtgACTCTCATGTATgctggtttttattttatattgtcttTATTAGTCTTACTTTTGAACATGACTTGCATAAACCTTAGTATATTAAGATAACCAGCTAGCTatagtgatttttttattcaaattgatagaataTATCAGATACAAATTTaacatttgattaaaaaaaaaaaagagatgaatattcgaacaaatacaaatcatctaaaattaatagcataaaataaCATATTCATGTCCCGAAAAGATGcgataaaattaaagtaatcaaaataactattttttttaatacaatgaAGGGCCGGATCCCATAAAAAGATTACTACATAACAACCAGTCTGAAAACACTAGTACATGCTGTATCAGCTTTAAATAAATGACGAATCTGAGTCggacaaaaatcataaaaaatcatAGTAATTATAAtgaacataaaaatattatgataGTAGGTTGTATAGTGTAACTTAGGGTGATGGTGTGATGAGGAAAATTGGCCATGCTTTTAGCGTGAGACAATCAAAGATCACACAAAATTGGagttaaaacaaattttgaGTGACGTAATTGCATAGATTTGGAAAGAAAATGACAAAAgagataatatatataaacagaTTTGTGTATGTTTTACTAATAAGAATGATTCGTTTGCcaataaaaatattgataaaagTGTATTAAGAAATGTATTAGTCATCACATTACTTGTTTAAttagataataatattgttGAAGGGAAAAACGCGTTGATGGAGTGTATGTTTGTTTTATGTCATCATCAACAACGTATTGAGTCTTGTTTTCTACTCTTGTGTGCTAAGCAAACCAGGGTCtaagaaaatcataaaaattcCGTTCAATTTCTTTGGCCACAAGCTATGAGTTTGTGTTTTCTTTGTTAAGacagatcaattttttttagtttggcTTATATATAGTTTAGTTAATCTTTTGGCTGCTGTATGCAAAGAACGGTGCCGGTGCCATTATTTGGACACAAAATAGTGACATCTAATGTGATAGTGTCACTATTTTGTGTCCAAATAGTTATGATTAATTGTTGATTTATGTAAATATTTTGACTAATATTTAACTACaccattatattttttaaacatttttttacgGCCATTGAAAAAAGTATGCGGTTAACaatgtgaaaattgaaaatattcaGTTAATTTAgctccgtttggattagcttattttttagcttatacaatataaattaggttttatgctattttataagttcacaccagtaaaaattgtatttttataagctattttatcataaattaccttgacaaacttataataatacataaaaattatattagctgttttcataaactcaaaaaCAAGCTAATTCAAACGGGGCCTTATTACAATACATGAAATTTATgaattacattttattttattagttatcAATTGGACGTATATTTTGAAGAGAGTTaattaatcatataataataaaaaaataaatagtgttGTGTGAAAAATAGGTATTGTTAAACATAATTAGCCACGTAGTTTGAACTTATGTCAAAATAACGTTTATTTTTATTCAagaaatactctttgaaaaacttggtatatatgaaaatgactattttgcattttttttattatctatttattttgaaaagagGTATAACAAAAgtcatttatcatttttttgtcGATCAAGTaacctagtgactagaaatttcagagttcgaaccccactctctgcatatataatttaATGCCTCTGACAACTGAGTTAAGCTGACGGAACAAgtcatttatcattttattacttaaaaaattgtatatgataacaataatattaatataaacgAAATCTCCCTGTGTGTGCAAAGACATCGTAGTTCGTAGCTGATGTATATTGGTTCGACACTCTTGATGATGCTCTCACGTCCTTCATATTCCTAATCTGGTGGGGCTCTCTATTAATAATGTACATATAATTGATCTTATAATAAAGTATTATTTTTAGGTTCATGTTAAACGGCGCATCAgtacacttgttaagcataccaaaaatagaaataaaacataaagttaatgttgataaaaataacaaaattatggTTAcgacaaaattttctttttggtatgcttaactagtgcaccagatgcactatttaacattttcattatttttatatcaattgcaaacatatttttt
Coding sequences within it:
- the LOC123894103 gene encoding threonine synthase, chloroplastic-like, whose translation is MASSSTLFQSSPFSLNNTKTKPYYSLPNSPKPTHFTIKSQSQPTQPQINLTQSTNNNTPTTPPPPTTKHRRPADQNIRDEARRTNISQNLFSAKYVPFNADPSSTESYSLDEIVYRSQSGDLLDVQHDLTALKKFDGAYWRNLFDSRVGKTTWPYGSGVWSKKEWVLPEIDDDDIVSAFEGNSNLFWAERFGKQFLGMNDLWVKHCGISHTGSFKDLGMTVLVSQVNRLRKMNRPVVGVGCASTGDTSAALSAYCASAGIPSIVFLPANRISIAQLVQPIANGAFVLSIDTDFDGCMQLIREVTAELPIYLANSLNSLRLEGQKTAAIEILQQFDWQVPDWVIVPGGNLGNIYAFYKGFHMCRELGLVDRIPRLVCAQAANANPLYLYFKSGWKEFKPVRAQTTFASAIQIGDPVSIDRAVHALKNCNGIVEEATEEELMDAMAQADSTGMFTCPHTGVALTALFKLRNSGVIKPTDRTVVVSTAHGLKFTQSKIDYHSKGIKDLDCQFANPPMQVKADFGSVMDVLSKYLQSKAPKYH
- the LOC123894104 gene encoding uncharacterized protein LOC123894104, whose translation is MEEEEDISSPFWVQNSSANRRRLSRSYSLFISSSTVVIFLLVITLAFILVIVPTLHSFYSHIFKPNSIKKSWDSLNLLLVLFAIFCGFLSKNNNNESPRSHEDQTFSETNTRQEYETPNLEPETEPSFWYEYSEDRTSYNRLRSFNSYPDLRQESFWVSRDERWRFSDDTHVNGYRGLDLNFKEEKEEASTKDIEVDTSLKGKMKQALEPRLDLNFRQEKEEVSTRNIEVDTSLKGKNKKKQALERGLDLNIKQGKEASTKDIEVDTSLKGKNRKKQAIEMYESETIEKAKNNKDSERKNKKASSTKDDKTYQSLRGKKKHRHKSVENFQSFLNSEPPTTMPSSSSFHDLFSLKKNKQKKRNSVSPPHHHVSSMLVSKTKDENFFVITGNESPLNSIPPPPPPPPPFKMPAWKFKVQGDFVRIDSISSTSDGLADIDDDDEVMELPIGRDEEPGIDLLVYPNPNPDVDSKAGSFIQSFRAGLKMEKMNSMKKQGIGRSNLYNTLHHQNH